One window from the genome of Nicotiana tomentosiformis chromosome 5, ASM39032v3, whole genome shotgun sequence encodes:
- the LOC138892913 gene encoding uncharacterized protein, with the protein MPGYAKFMKDLVTKKRSMNCKTIKMTHKVSAIVHSIAPKLENLGAFTIPCTIGSAEFAKALCDLGASINLMSYSVFKKLGIGPPRATSMRLQMTDRTMKRPLVIVDDTIAMINVEDALEAVYEFLGLSSTLPVILSASLTNVQIDSTLTVLQRRKKAIGWTLADIRGISPAFCMHKTILKDDSKLSVEHQRRLNKAIQEVVKKEIIKWLDSRVVYPILDSSWTSPIQCVPKKGCMTVVTNEKNELIPTRTITGWRVCIDYRKLNKVTRKDHFPLPFLYQMLDRLAGHAYYSFLDGCSGYNQIRIAPEDQEKTTFTCPYSTFAFSRMPFGSYIKAICLIQCSRSTSSSSTTSDASVSGGFIEDILDNQKQILETLGTHAKVIKEMGKQIKKVKKNQELLKKEVEKLTSTSDIPLDLLMEETASAAQTSHASEHEADRAPVRRFVIPQTEDLEIQLREPDGAETNTT; encoded by the exons atgccgggatatgccaagttcatgaaggacttggtaactaagAAGAGGTCTATGAATTGTAAGACCATCAAAATGACTCATaaagtgagtgccattgtgcacTCGATAGCTCCAAAGCTTGAAAATCTtggtgcctttacaattccatgcaccattggtagcgccgagtttgcaaaagccttgtgtgatttgggagcaagtattaatttgatgtcATATTCTGTGTTCAAGAAACTAGGTATTGGGCCGCCAAGAGCTACttccatgagattacaaatgacagatcggacaatgaaaaggccgcttg TGATAGTTGATGACACGATTgccatgatcaatgtggaagacgCTTTGGAAGCTGT gtatgaattcttaggcctttcttccacattacctgttattctttctgctTCCCTAACTAACGTGCAGATAGACTCCACCCTTAcagtgcttcaaagaaggaaaaaggcaattggatggactttggctgacattcggggtataagccccgccttttgcatgcataaaactATACTAAAGGATGATTCCAAACtctccgtggaacatcaaaggaggttgaacaAGGCTATACAAGAGGTCGTCAAGAAGGAAATTATCAAGTGGCTTGATTCAAGGGTTGTGTACCCTATCttggatagttcatggacttcaccaatacaatgtgtgccgaagaaggggtgtatgactgtggtcacaaatgagaaaaatgagttgatccccactcGTACTATCACCGGATGGAGGGTATGTATAGACTAtagaaagctgaacaaagtgacccgcaaagaccacTTTCCATTGCCCTTTCTTTATCAAATGTTGGACAGACTTGCCGGGCATGCCTACTATTCTTTTTTGGATGGGTGCTCAGGGTACAACCAGATTCGCATTGcaccagaagaccaagagaaaaccaccttcacatgtccgtatagcacatttgcattctcacggatgccatttg gtagCTACATCAAAGCTATCTGCCTAATCCAGTGCAGTCGCAGCACAAGTAGCTCCAGCACAACTTCAGAtgcctccgtcagtggaggattcattgaagATATCCTTGACAACCAAAAGCAAATTCTGGAGACTCTGGGTACTCATGCGAAGGTAATCAAGGAGATGGGAAAACAGATCAAGAAGGTAAAGAAGAATCAAGAGCTGTTAAAGAAAGAGGTGGAGAAGCTTACTTCCACCAGCGATATTCCACTAGACCTCCTTATGGAGGAGACTGCATCTGCAGCACAAACATCACACGCATCAGAGCATGAGGCTGATAGAGCGCCGGTGAGAAGATTTGTGATACCCCAGACCGAGGACCTGGAGATCCAGTTAAGGGAACCTGATGGTGCTGAGACAAataccacatag